A stretch of the Streptomyces sp. WMMB303 genome encodes the following:
- a CDS encoding HAMP domain-containing protein — protein MESGTTARSGNTRAKGGRSRRSGTIEVDAAAVNKLLAGLTAMRDGNFRKRLTVTGEGPMAEIAAVFNEVADQNLHLTGELSRVRRVVGREGKLTERLQTGTCEGSWASAIDAANSLVDDLVWPVSEVGRVLSAVADGDLEQRMDLRARGAEGGGHPLRGEFLKVGRTVNGLVDQLSAFTDEVTRVASEVGTEGKLGGQARVRGMSGSWKDLTDSVNTMASRLTAQVRDIALVTTAVAKGDLSRKVTVHVAGEMLELKNTVNTMVDQLSSFQSEVTRVAREVGTEGELGGQARVQGVAGVWKDLTDSVNLMAGNLTSQVREIAQVTTAVANGDLSQKITVNARGEVAQLAETINAMTDTLRTLADEVTRAASEVGTDGVLGGQAVVPGAAGIWKDLTDSVNSAFRNLTAQVRDIAQVTTAVANGDLSQKVTVDVSGEMQELKNTVNTMVDQLSAFGAEVTRVAREIGVEGELGGQAAVPGAAGTWKDLTDSVNTAFRNLTGQVRNIAQVTTAVANGDLSQKVTVDVSGEMLQLKNTVNTMVDQLSSFAEQVTRMARDVGTEGRLGGQARVDGVSGTWKDLTNSVNFMANNLTSQVRQIAQVTTAVARGDLSQKIEVDARGEILELKNTINTMVDQLSAFADQVTRVSREVGTEGRLGGQAQVPGVAGVWRDLTDSVNGMAGNLTSQVRNISQVATAVARGDLSQKIDVDARGEILELKTTLNTMVDQLSSFAEQVTRVAREVGTEGILGGQAEVKGVSGTWKDLTQSVNFMANNLTSQVRNIAEVTTAVAQGDLSKKITVDAKGEVLALVTTVNTMVDTLSSFAEQVTRVAREVGTEGILGGQARVRDVSGIWKDLTDNVNIMANNLTSQVRNISQVATAVAGGDLTKKVTVEASGEVAQLADTVNTMVTTLSSFAEQVTRVAREVGTDGVLGGQARVRGVAGTWKDLTESVNSMASNLTGQVRQIAMVTTAIAKGDLTKKIDIEANGEILQLKTTINTMVDQLSSFAEQVTRVAREVGTEGQLGGQARVPGVAGTWKDLTDSVNEMAGNLTRQVRAIAEVATAVTRGDHNVRIDVEAAGEILELQGYINTMIANLRDTTQANQEQDWLKGNLARISGLMQGRRDLRDVAGLIMSELTPVVSAQHGAFFISLPEGTPESAVGVGAGPGEDGRYELRMLGSYGYCTDSMPTSFLPGESLVGTAAKEKRTIEMGNVPPGYLKISSGLGEAPPAHLVVLPVIFEGTVLGVIELASFQPFGQIQKDFLNQIAEMIATSVNTISVNMRTERLLEQSQELTAQLKERSGELENRQKALQESNAALEEKAEQLAQTNSDIEIKNREIEEARQVLEERAEQLSVSMRYKSEFLANMSHELRTPLNSLLILAKLLADNAESNLSPKQVEFAETIHGAGSDLLQLINDILDLSKVEAGKMDVSPTRIALVQLVDYVEATFRPLTVEKGLDFSVSVSPELPATLHTDEQRLLQVLRNLLSNAVKFTDSGAVELVIRSARSDVPDAIREQMLEHGSLRDADSELIAFSVTDTGIGIAQSKMRVIFEAFKQADGTTSRKYGGTGLGLSISREIARLLGGEIHAVSEPGRGSTFTLYLPLHPTELPPQGYAQLVSGSAPMALPEAHTAVPAAAPGELEAGRTEPDGAGGPGEQTADEAAHSLADRRRLRDASGQAQPELPPEARPSSSGSENGAADGTAGGAGTAAPVILQGGAGAGTSDGAVEVAGERPAAGYDREAAPSPGAGEAGDLAGRKVLIVDDDIRNVFALTSVLEQHGLQVLYAENGREGIEVLEQHDDAAVVLMDIMMPEMDGYATTAAIRKMPQFAGLPIIALTAKAMKGDREKSIESGASDYVTKPVDTDHLLDVMRRWMEGG, from the coding sequence GTGGAGTCTGGCACAACCGCGCGTAGCGGCAACACGCGCGCGAAGGGCGGACGGTCCCGGAGGAGCGGGACGATCGAGGTCGACGCCGCAGCCGTGAACAAGCTCCTGGCCGGGCTGACGGCGATGCGGGACGGCAACTTCCGCAAGCGGCTCACCGTGACCGGTGAGGGACCGATGGCGGAGATCGCCGCGGTCTTCAACGAGGTCGCGGACCAGAACCTGCACCTGACGGGTGAGCTCTCCCGGGTGCGGCGCGTGGTCGGACGTGAGGGGAAACTCACAGAGCGGCTGCAGACCGGCACCTGCGAGGGCTCCTGGGCTTCGGCGATCGATGCGGCGAACTCGCTGGTCGACGATCTGGTGTGGCCCGTCTCGGAGGTGGGCAGGGTGCTGTCGGCCGTCGCCGACGGCGACCTGGAGCAGCGCATGGATCTGCGCGCCCGGGGAGCCGAGGGCGGTGGGCATCCGCTGCGCGGGGAGTTCCTGAAGGTCGGCCGTACGGTCAACGGCCTGGTGGACCAGCTCTCGGCGTTCACGGACGAGGTGACGCGGGTCGCCAGCGAGGTCGGTACCGAGGGCAAGCTGGGCGGCCAGGCGCGGGTGCGCGGGATGTCCGGCTCCTGGAAGGACCTGACGGACTCGGTCAACACCATGGCGTCGCGCCTGACGGCGCAGGTGCGGGACATCGCACTGGTGACGACGGCCGTCGCCAAGGGTGATCTGTCACGCAAGGTGACCGTTCATGTCGCCGGCGAGATGCTGGAGCTCAAGAACACCGTCAACACGATGGTCGACCAGCTCTCCTCCTTCCAGTCCGAGGTCACCCGGGTCGCCCGCGAGGTCGGTACGGAGGGCGAGCTGGGCGGCCAGGCGCGGGTGCAGGGTGTCGCGGGCGTGTGGAAGGACCTGACGGACTCGGTCAACCTCATGGCGGGCAATCTGACCTCCCAGGTGCGGGAGATCGCTCAGGTGACGACCGCGGTCGCCAACGGCGACCTGTCGCAGAAGATCACGGTCAACGCGCGCGGCGAAGTGGCGCAGCTCGCCGAGACGATCAATGCGATGACGGACACGCTGCGCACGCTCGCGGACGAGGTGACACGGGCGGCCAGCGAGGTCGGCACGGACGGGGTGCTGGGCGGCCAGGCGGTGGTCCCGGGCGCGGCCGGAATCTGGAAGGACCTGACGGACTCGGTCAACTCCGCATTCCGCAACCTGACCGCCCAGGTGCGGGACATCGCGCAGGTGACGACGGCGGTCGCGAACGGTGATCTGTCGCAGAAGGTCACCGTGGACGTCTCCGGCGAGATGCAGGAGCTGAAGAACACTGTCAACACGATGGTGGACCAGCTCTCCGCGTTCGGCGCCGAGGTGACGCGGGTCGCCCGTGAGATCGGGGTCGAGGGCGAGCTCGGCGGTCAGGCGGCGGTGCCCGGGGCGGCCGGCACCTGGAAGGACCTGACGGACTCGGTGAACACCGCGTTCCGCAACCTGACGGGCCAGGTGCGCAACATCGCGCAGGTGACGACGGCGGTCGCGAACGGTGATCTGTCGCAGAAGGTCACCGTGGACGTCTCCGGCGAGATGCTCCAGTTGAAGAACACCGTGAACACGATGGTGGACCAGCTGTCGTCCTTCGCCGAGCAGGTGACCAGGATGGCCCGGGACGTCGGCACCGAGGGCAGGCTCGGGGGCCAGGCGCGGGTGGACGGCGTCTCGGGCACCTGGAAGGACCTGACGAACTCCGTCAACTTCATGGCGAACAATCTGACCTCCCAGGTGCGGCAGATCGCCCAGGTGACGACGGCGGTCGCGCGCGGCGACCTGTCGCAGAAGATCGAGGTCGACGCGCGCGGGGAGATCCTGGAGCTGAAGAACACCATCAACACGATGGTCGATCAGCTCTCCGCCTTCGCCGACCAGGTCACGCGGGTCTCCCGGGAGGTCGGTACGGAGGGCAGGCTGGGCGGTCAGGCCCAGGTGCCGGGCGTCGCGGGTGTGTGGCGCGATCTGACCGATTCCGTGAACGGTATGGCGGGCAACCTGACCTCCCAGGTGCGGAACATCTCGCAGGTGGCCACCGCGGTGGCGCGCGGCGACCTGTCGCAGAAGATCGATGTGGACGCGCGAGGCGAGATCCTGGAGCTGAAGACCACGCTGAACACGATGGTCGACCAGCTCTCGTCGTTCGCCGAGCAGGTGACCCGGGTGGCTCGCGAGGTCGGTACCGAGGGCATCCTGGGCGGGCAGGCGGAGGTCAAGGGGGTCTCCGGCACCTGGAAGGACCTCACGCAGTCCGTGAACTTCATGGCGAACAATCTGACCTCCCAGGTCCGGAACATCGCCGAGGTCACCACCGCCGTCGCACAGGGCGACCTCTCCAAGAAGATCACCGTCGATGCAAAGGGTGAGGTCCTCGCCCTGGTGACGACCGTCAACACGATGGTGGACACGCTCTCGTCGTTTGCCGAGCAGGTGACCCGGGTGGCTCGCGAGGTGGGCACCGAGGGCATCCTCGGCGGGCAGGCGCGGGTGCGTGACGTGTCGGGCATCTGGAAGGACCTGACCGACAACGTCAACATCATGGCCAACAACCTCACCTCCCAGGTGCGCAACATCTCCCAGGTGGCAACTGCGGTCGCGGGCGGTGACCTGACGAAGAAGGTCACTGTCGAGGCCAGTGGTGAGGTGGCGCAGCTTGCTGACACCGTCAACACGATGGTCACCACGCTCTCGTCGTTCGCCGAGCAGGTCACCAGGGTGGCCCGGGAGGTGGGCACGGACGGGGTGCTGGGCGGCCAGGCGCGGGTCCGCGGCGTCGCCGGTACGTGGAAGGACCTCACGGAGTCGGTGAACTCCATGGCGTCCAATCTGACCGGACAGGTGCGGCAGATCGCCATGGTCACCACCGCCATCGCCAAGGGCGATCTGACCAAGAAGATCGACATCGAGGCCAACGGCGAGATCCTCCAGCTGAAGACGACCATCAACACGATGGTCGACCAGCTCTCGTCGTTTGCCGAGCAGGTCACCCGGGTCGCCCGCGAGGTGGGCACCGAGGGTCAACTGGGCGGCCAGGCGCGGGTACCGGGCGTCGCGGGTACGTGGAAGGACCTGACGGACTCCGTCAACGAGATGGCGGGCAACCTCACCCGCCAGGTGCGGGCGATCGCCGAGGTGGCCACTGCGGTGACGCGTGGCGACCACAACGTCCGGATCGACGTGGAGGCGGCCGGGGAGATCCTGGAGCTGCAGGGCTACATCAACACGATGATCGCGAACCTGCGGGACACCACGCAGGCCAATCAGGAGCAGGACTGGCTCAAGGGCAACCTGGCGCGGATCTCGGGCCTGATGCAGGGCCGCCGTGATCTGCGGGACGTGGCCGGGCTCATCATGAGTGAGCTGACCCCGGTGGTCTCGGCGCAGCACGGCGCGTTCTTCATCTCGCTGCCCGAGGGCACCCCCGAGAGCGCGGTCGGTGTGGGCGCCGGGCCGGGCGAGGACGGCAGGTACGAGCTGCGGATGCTGGGCAGTTACGGCTACTGCACGGACAGCATGCCCACGTCGTTCCTGCCCGGGGAGTCCCTCGTCGGGACGGCGGCGAAGGAGAAGCGCACCATCGAGATGGGCAATGTCCCGCCCGGTTATCTGAAGATCTCCTCGGGGTTGGGCGAGGCGCCGCCCGCGCATCTGGTGGTGCTGCCGGTCATCTTCGAGGGCACGGTGCTCGGGGTGATCGAACTGGCGTCCTTCCAGCCGTTCGGGCAGATCCAGAAGGACTTCCTGAACCAGATCGCCGAGATGATCGCGACCAGCGTCAACACCATCAGCGTCAATATGCGTACGGAGCGGCTGCTGGAGCAGTCGCAGGAGCTGACGGCGCAGCTCAAGGAGCGCTCCGGCGAACTGGAGAACCGGCAGAAGGCCCTACAGGAGTCCAACGCGGCGCTGGAGGAGAAGGCCGAGCAGCTCGCCCAGACCAACAGCGATATCGAGATCAAGAACCGGGAGATCGAAGAGGCCCGGCAGGTCCTGGAGGAGCGCGCCGAGCAGCTCTCGGTCTCGATGCGCTACAAGTCCGAGTTCCTGGCCAACATGTCGCACGAGTTGCGCACCCCGCTCAATTCGCTGCTGATCCTGGCCAAGCTGCTGGCGGACAACGCCGAGAGCAACCTGTCGCCCAAACAGGTGGAGTTCGCCGAGACGATCCACGGCGCGGGCTCCGACCTGCTGCAGCTCATCAACGACATTCTCGACCTGTCGAAGGTCGAGGCGGGGAAGATGGACGTCAGCCCGACCCGGATCGCGCTGGTGCAGCTGGTCGACTACGTGGAGGCGACCTTCCGGCCGCTGACAGTCGAGAAGGGGCTGGACTTCTCGGTGAGCGTCTCGCCGGAGCTGCCGGCCACGCTGCACACCGACGAGCAGCGGCTGCTCCAGGTGCTGCGCAACCTGCTCTCGAATGCGGTCAAGTTCACCGACAGCGGGGCCGTCGAGCTGGTGATCCGCTCGGCCCGCTCGGACGTTCCCGACGCGATCCGTGAGCAGATGCTGGAGCACGGGTCGCTGCGGGACGCGGACTCGGAGCTGATCGCCTTCTCCGTGACGGACACCGGGATCGGAATCGCGCAGAGCAAGATGCGGGTCATCTTCGAAGCGTTCAAGCAGGCCGACGGCACCACGTCGCGGAAGTACGGCGGCACGGGGCTGGGGCTGTCCATCAGCCGCGAGATCGCCCGGCTGCTGGGCGGGGAGATCCACGCGGTCAGCGAGCCGGGCCGCGGCTCCACCTTCACGCTCTACCTGCCGCTGCACCCCACGGAGCTGCCTCCGCAAGGCTACGCGCAGCTCGTCTCGGGCAGCGCTCCGATGGCCCTCCCGGAGGCGCACACGGCCGTTCCGGCGGCCGCGCCGGGTGAGCTGGAGGCCGGGCGGACGGAGCCGGACGGCGCCGGAGGGCCCGGCGAGCAGACCGCGGACGAGGCCGCGCACTCGCTCGCCGACCGGCGGCGGCTGCGGGACGCCAGCGGCCAGGCGCAGCCCGAACTGCCCCCGGAAGCCCGTCCGTCGTCCTCGGGCAGCGAGAACGGGGCGGCCGACGGGACCGCGGGTGGCGCCGGCACGGCTGCTCCGGTGATCCTCCAGGGCGGCGCCGGGGCGGGGACGTCCGACGGCGCCGTCGAGGTGGCAGGCGAGCGGCCGGCGGCCGGGTACGACCGGGAGGCGGCGCCCTCGCCCGGAGCCGGAGAGGCCGGCGATCTGGCGGGCCGGAAGGTGCTCATCGTCGACGACGACATCCGGAACGTCTTCGCGCTCACCAGCGTGCTGGAGCAGCACGGGCTGCAGGTCCTCTACGCCGAGAACGGCCGGGAGGGCATCGAGGTGCTGGAGCAGCACGACGACGCGGCCGTGGTGCTGATGGACATCATGATGCCGGAGATGGACGGTTATGCGACGACGGCGGCCATCCGCAAGATGCCGCAGTTCGCCGGATTGCCGATCATCGCGCTGACCGCCAAGGCGATGAAGGGGGACCGGGAGAAGAGCATCGAATCCGGTGCTTCCGACTACGTCACCAAGCCGGTGGACACTGATCATCTGCTGGATGTCATGAGGCGGTGGATGGAGGGCGGGTGA
- a CDS encoding SpoIIE family protein phosphatase, translating into MGRPVTTARAAATFEPVGRSVASARGFVRDTLQGWGLSEVVDDAVVLTSELVTNAVVHAGTAAEVLCLRDEDGIRIEVVDRYPERELPLQEVNPQPAGPDREGGRGLLLASALATRWGVDYTASDKRVWFRLDLPERPVGTRTAGPALPDTALPVTDTHIRVAVVQVDRSGSISAWNEDATELFDYAAEQVVGKPLTDFAAWPHTPGTGTGVAEALRLSRWEGSYGMRGSDGRTIPVYASHLRVRDSDGEPSTVCLLVREHERAVLQSPPRVHSHDNTGTATDGQDQSAADPFEVFIGSPAPDDLDGLLQRTVERARDMLEGDAAYLLLATDDETELEVRASTGLPSARQRFARVPVETASGRYGSARMPSVHEDLTVVPGAVPLLDGTGMRSVVTVPLKVEGRLTGSLGVATEAPGRYTNEEALRLQFAADRIALAVERARLTELERLRRGSLSFLVEASDLLAGTLDRDQTLALMAQMTVPTLATWCAVYTVADQGSEPRLSYVLHEDEDRIDNLKSLLAKVDPPEPVPTPGARVWAAPTEAAHSAALRTSLRNVSLDGEAPQPSPGTSLATAAAVGGETVVLPLVARNRVIGMLTLGKPTDERFRQEILELAEDLSRRAALALDNARLYSERTAISQSLQRSLLPPELPEVEGGVEVEVIYRAAGEGNEVGGDFYDLFEIDEGTYGFAIGDVCGTGPEAAAVTGLARHALRLLAREGLGGPTVLERLNTAILDEGARSRFLTLLYGEMRPQEDGSAELKVVCAGHPLPLRLRQDGSVESAADPQPLLGVMEDLELYEQTVSLAPGDVLLCVTDGVTERREGTRMLGDDGLADVLSTCTGLNAGAVAARIMRAVERFASDAPSDDMAILAMRVPE; encoded by the coding sequence ATGGGGAGACCAGTGACCACCGCACGCGCCGCCGCCACCTTCGAGCCGGTGGGGCGCTCCGTCGCCTCCGCACGCGGCTTCGTGCGCGACACCCTCCAGGGCTGGGGCCTGTCCGAGGTCGTCGACGACGCCGTGGTGTTGACCAGCGAGCTGGTCACCAATGCCGTGGTACACGCCGGGACCGCCGCCGAGGTGCTCTGCCTGCGCGACGAGGACGGAATCCGTATCGAGGTCGTCGACCGCTACCCCGAACGGGAACTGCCGCTCCAGGAGGTCAACCCGCAGCCCGCGGGACCCGACCGGGAGGGCGGCCGCGGACTGCTGCTCGCCTCGGCACTGGCCACCCGCTGGGGCGTCGACTACACCGCGTCCGACAAGCGCGTCTGGTTCCGGCTCGACCTCCCCGAGCGCCCGGTCGGTACCCGCACGGCCGGTCCGGCACTCCCGGACACGGCACTGCCGGTCACCGACACCCACATCCGGGTCGCCGTCGTCCAGGTGGACCGCAGCGGATCGATCAGCGCATGGAACGAGGACGCCACCGAACTGTTCGACTACGCAGCCGAGCAGGTGGTCGGCAAGCCGCTCACCGACTTCGCCGCCTGGCCGCACACCCCCGGCACCGGAACCGGTGTCGCCGAAGCGCTGCGCCTCTCCCGCTGGGAGGGGTCCTACGGTATGCGCGGTTCGGACGGCCGCACGATCCCCGTCTACGCCTCGCACCTGCGTGTGCGGGACAGCGACGGCGAACCGTCCACGGTCTGCCTGCTGGTGCGGGAGCACGAGCGTGCCGTCCTGCAGTCACCGCCCCGGGTCCACTCGCACGACAACACCGGCACCGCCACGGACGGCCAGGACCAGTCCGCCGCCGACCCCTTCGAGGTCTTCATCGGCTCCCCGGCCCCCGACGACCTCGACGGCCTCCTCCAGCGCACCGTCGAACGGGCCAGGGACATGTTGGAGGGCGACGCGGCGTACCTGCTGCTGGCCACCGACGACGAGACCGAACTGGAGGTACGCGCCTCCACCGGTCTGCCCTCGGCACGCCAGCGGTTCGCCCGCGTCCCGGTCGAGACCGCCAGCGGACGGTACGGCTCGGCCCGGATGCCGTCCGTGCACGAGGACCTGACGGTCGTCCCGGGTGCCGTGCCGCTCCTCGACGGCACCGGCATGCGCTCCGTGGTCACGGTTCCCCTCAAGGTCGAGGGCCGGCTCACCGGCTCCCTCGGAGTCGCCACCGAGGCGCCCGGCCGCTACACCAACGAAGAAGCCCTGCGCCTCCAGTTCGCCGCCGACCGCATCGCGCTCGCCGTGGAACGCGCCCGGCTCACCGAACTGGAACGCCTGCGGCGCGGCTCGCTCTCCTTCCTCGTCGAAGCCTCGGACCTGCTCGCCGGCACCCTCGACCGCGATCAGACGCTCGCGCTGATGGCCCAGATGACCGTCCCCACACTGGCCACCTGGTGCGCCGTCTACACGGTCGCGGACCAGGGCTCAGAACCCCGCCTCTCCTACGTCCTGCACGAGGACGAGGACCGCATCGACAACCTCAAGTCGCTGCTCGCGAAGGTCGATCCGCCCGAGCCCGTTCCCACCCCCGGAGCGCGTGTCTGGGCCGCGCCCACCGAGGCGGCGCACTCCGCGGCGTTGCGCACCTCGCTGCGCAACGTCTCACTGGACGGCGAGGCCCCGCAGCCCTCCCCCGGCACGAGCCTGGCCACCGCGGCCGCGGTCGGCGGCGAGACCGTCGTCCTTCCCCTGGTGGCGCGCAACCGGGTCATCGGCATGCTCACCCTGGGCAAGCCGACCGACGAGCGGTTCCGCCAGGAGATCCTGGAGTTGGCCGAGGACCTCTCCCGCCGTGCCGCGCTCGCGCTGGACAACGCGCGTCTCTACTCCGAACGCACCGCCATCAGCCAGTCCCTGCAGCGCAGCCTGCTGCCGCCCGAACTGCCGGAGGTCGAGGGCGGTGTCGAGGTCGAGGTCATCTACCGCGCCGCGGGCGAGGGCAACGAGGTCGGTGGTGACTTCTACGATCTCTTCGAGATCGACGAGGGCACCTACGGCTTCGCCATCGGCGACGTCTGCGGTACGGGCCCGGAGGCCGCGGCGGTCACCGGCCTGGCCCGGCACGCGCTGCGGCTGCTCGCCCGCGAGGGGCTGGGCGGCCCCACCGTGCTGGAGCGCCTCAACACCGCGATCCTGGACGAAGGGGCGCGCAGCCGGTTCCTCACTCTCCTGTACGGCGAAATGCGCCCCCAGGAGGACGGCAGCGCCGAGTTGAAGGTCGTCTGCGCCGGACATCCGCTGCCCCTCCGGCTGCGCCAGGACGGCAGCGTCGAGTCCGCCGCGGACCCCCAGCCGCTGCTCGGAGTCATGGAGGATCTCGAACTCTACGAGCAGACGGTCTCGCTCGCGCCCGGCGACGTCCTGCTGTGTGTGACGGACGGAGTGACGGAACGCCGCGAAGGCACCCGCATGCTGGGGGACGACGGCCTGGCCGACGTGCTGTCCACCTGTACAGGCCTGAACGCCGGCGCGGTGGCAGCCCGCATCATGCGCGCGGTCGAGCGCTTCGCAAGCGACGCGCCCTCGGACGACATGGCCATCCTCGCCATGCGCGTTCCCGAGTAG
- a CDS encoding DegT/DnrJ/EryC1/StrS family aminotransferase: protein MGTTQLNAAGVGAGDEVVVPSFGGADVAQAVRELGARPVFADIDADTYCLDPASAARAAGPRTAALVPVHLFGHSADMAALRAVGEQHGVPVVEWEPLPRTDAIDAVRRRQYATSLGRRLRGVVAPSVPEGVEHAFTEYVVRVPGNGRPDRDAFRRALRMKGVDCGIPVRVPAHRLPEYASTVRLPQAERAADESLSLPLSAAMSKKDLQRVVSACNGLGGLLRERAG from the coding sequence ATGGGGACAACACAGCTGAACGCCGCCGGCGTCGGTGCGGGGGACGAGGTCGTGGTGCCGTCGTTCGGCGGGGCCGATGTCGCACAGGCCGTGCGGGAGCTCGGGGCGCGACCCGTTTTCGCCGACATCGACGCCGATACCTACTGTCTCGATCCGGCCTCCGCGGCTCGCGCGGCGGGTCCGCGGACCGCGGCGCTCGTCCCCGTGCACCTCTTCGGTCACAGCGCTGACATGGCCGCCCTGCGTGCCGTCGGTGAGCAGCACGGGGTCCCCGTCGTGGAGTGGGAGCCGCTGCCCCGCACCGACGCGATCGATGCCGTCCGTCGGCGTCAGTACGCCACGTCGCTGGGCCGGCGTCTCAGGGGAGTCGTCGCACCGTCGGTTCCCGAGGGCGTCGAGCACGCTTTCACGGAGTACGTGGTGCGAGTACCGGGCAACGGGCGGCCCGACCGTGACGCATTCCGCAGGGCACTGCGTATGAAGGGTGTCGACTGCGGGATACCGGTGCGGGTGCCGGCTCACCGACTGCCTGAGTACGCCTCGACCGTACGGCTTCCGCAGGCCGAGCGTGCCGCTGACGAGAGCCTCTCGCTGCCGCTGAGCGCCGCGATGAGCAAGAAGGACCTGCAGCGCGTCGTGTCGGCCTGCAACGGTCTCGGAGGTCTGTTGCGGGAGCGGGCCGGCTGA
- a CDS encoding ribonuclease J — MSHPHPELGPPPKLPKGGLRVTPLGGLGEIGRNMTVFEYGGRLLVVDCGVLFPEEEQPGIDLILPDFTSLRDRLDDIDGIVLTHGHEDHIGGVPYLLREKADIPLIGSKLTLALIEAKLQEHRIRPYTLEVEEGHRERVGPFDCEFLPVNHSIPDALAVAIRTPAGMVVHTGDFKMDQLPMDGRLTDLRAFARLGEEGIDLLLSDSTNAEVPGFVPPERDISSVLRQVFSSAQKRIIVASFASHVHRIQQILDAAHEHGRRVAFVGRSMVRNMGIARDLGYLRVPAGLVVDVKTLDDLPDDEVVLVCTGSQGEPMAALSRMANRDHQIRIVQGDTVILASSLIPGNENAVYRVINGLTRWGANVVHKGNAKVHVSGHASAGELLYFYNICQPKNLMPVHGEWRHLRANAELGAATGVPHDRIVIAEDGVVVDLLDGKAKITGKVQAGYVYVDGLTVGDVTESSLKDRRILGDEGIVSIFVVVDSTTGKIVGGPHLQSRGSGIDDADFAAVIPKIDEALAKSAQDGVAETHQLQQLVRRTVGKWVSDTYRRRPMILPVVVEV, encoded by the coding sequence TTGAGTCATCCGCACCCTGAGCTGGGCCCACCGCCGAAGCTCCCCAAGGGGGGCCTGCGCGTCACCCCATTGGGTGGGCTCGGCGAGATCGGCCGCAACATGACCGTCTTCGAGTACGGCGGCAGGCTCCTGGTCGTCGACTGCGGCGTCCTCTTCCCGGAGGAGGAGCAGCCGGGTATCGACCTGATCCTCCCGGATTTCACCTCCCTGCGGGACCGGCTCGACGACATCGACGGCATCGTCCTCACCCACGGCCACGAGGACCACATCGGCGGCGTCCCCTACCTCTTGCGGGAGAAGGCGGACATCCCGCTGATCGGCTCCAAGCTGACCCTCGCCCTGATCGAGGCCAAGCTCCAGGAGCACCGCATTCGGCCCTACACCCTCGAGGTCGAGGAGGGTCACCGGGAGCGCGTCGGTCCCTTCGACTGCGAGTTCCTCCCGGTCAACCACTCCATCCCGGATGCGCTGGCCGTCGCGATCCGCACCCCCGCGGGCATGGTCGTCCACACGGGCGACTTCAAGATGGACCAGCTGCCGATGGACGGACGCCTCACCGATCTGCGGGCTTTCGCCCGTCTCGGAGAAGAGGGCATCGACCTGCTGTTGAGCGACTCGACCAACGCCGAGGTTCCGGGCTTCGTGCCGCCGGAGCGCGACATCTCCTCGGTGCTGCGTCAGGTCTTCTCCAGCGCCCAGAAGCGGATCATCGTGGCCAGCTTCGCCAGCCACGTACACCGCATCCAGCAGATCCTGGACGCCGCGCACGAGCACGGCCGCCGGGTCGCCTTCGTGGGCCGTTCCATGGTCCGCAACATGGGCATCGCCAGGGACCTGGGCTATCTGCGGGTTCCCGCCGGCCTCGTCGTCGACGTCAAGACCCTCGACGACCTGCCGGACGACGAGGTCGTACTGGTCTGCACCGGATCCCAGGGCGAGCCGATGGCGGCTCTGTCCCGGATGGCCAACCGCGATCACCAGATCCGCATCGTCCAGGGAGACACGGTCATCCTGGCCTCTTCCCTCATCCCGGGGAACGAGAACGCCGTCTACCGAGTGATCAACGGACTGACCCGCTGGGGAGCCAACGTCGTCCACAAGGGCAACGCGAAGGTCCACGTCTCCGGACACGCCTCCGCGGGCGAGCTGCTGTACTTCTACAACATCTGCCAGCCGAAGAACCTCATGCCCGTGCACGGTGAGTGGCGGCACCTGCGCGCCAACGCCGAACTGGGTGCGGCGACCGGTGTGCCCCACGACCGCATCGTGATCGCCGAGGACGGCGTCGTGGTCGATCTGCTCGACGGCAAGGCGAAGATCACCGGAAAGGTGCAGGCCGGCTACGTCTACGTCGACGGCCTCACCGTCGGCGACGTCACCGAGTCCTCCCTCAAGGACCGGCGCATCCTCGGTGACGAGGGCATCGTCTCGATCTTCGTCGTGGTCGACAGCACCACCGGCAAGATCGTGGGCGGTCCTCATCTGCAGTCCCGCGGCTCCGGCATCGACGACGCCGACTTCGCCGCGGTCATTCCGAAGATCGACGAGGCGCTTGCCAAGTCCGCCCAGGACGGCGTGGCAGAGACGCATCAGCTCCAGCAGTTGGTGCGCCGCACGGTCGGCAAGTGGGTCTCGGACACCTACCGTCGGCGTCCGATGATCCTGCCCGTCGTCGTCGAGGTCTGA